In Arthrobacter burdickii, one DNA window encodes the following:
- a CDS encoding alcohol dehydrogenase catalytic domain-containing protein — translation MRAAVLRAAELPVPYAGSKPLSLEMVPVPEPRPGEVLVRIARASLCHSDLSVINGSRIRPLPMALGHEATGVVERVGEGVDDVRTGDHVVLVFVPACGSCRACSAGRPALCYRGAESNGSGDLLHGPAVLRTADGNRINHHLGVSAFAEYAVVARESVVVIDDDVPFDIAAMFGCAALTGIGAVLNTAALREGQSVVVFGLGAVGLMAVMAAAQVPGTTVIAIDPLPAKQDLGRRCGAQHAGAPDDAARLVAEVTDGGADVVLEAVGSGRVMEAGLQLLARGGALVSVGLPHPEQDITTQALQFAGMGRRLLGSYMGDAVPERDIPAYLDLWRKGRLPVELLHTDTRPIKDLNESLDALAEGRVVRRIFTLGH, via the coding sequence ATGCGCGCCGCGGTGCTTCGCGCCGCCGAACTGCCCGTTCCCTATGCAGGGAGCAAGCCGCTCTCCCTCGAGATGGTTCCCGTGCCCGAGCCGAGGCCGGGCGAGGTGCTGGTCCGGATCGCGCGCGCAAGCCTCTGCCACTCCGACCTCTCCGTCATCAACGGTTCGCGTATCCGGCCGCTGCCGATGGCCCTCGGGCACGAGGCGACCGGCGTCGTCGAGCGCGTGGGCGAAGGCGTCGACGACGTCCGCACGGGAGACCACGTGGTCCTGGTGTTCGTCCCGGCGTGCGGATCGTGCCGGGCCTGCTCCGCAGGGCGCCCGGCGCTCTGCTACCGGGGCGCGGAGTCGAACGGAAGCGGCGATCTCCTGCATGGGCCCGCCGTGCTGCGCACCGCCGACGGGAACCGTATCAACCACCACCTCGGCGTCTCCGCGTTCGCGGAGTACGCCGTCGTCGCCCGCGAGTCCGTGGTGGTGATCGACGACGACGTCCCGTTCGACATCGCCGCGATGTTCGGCTGCGCGGCGCTGACCGGCATCGGCGCCGTCCTGAACACCGCCGCACTCCGCGAGGGGCAGTCCGTCGTCGTCTTCGGCCTGGGAGCCGTGGGACTGATGGCCGTGATGGCGGCGGCCCAGGTGCCGGGGACCACGGTGATCGCCATCGATCCCCTTCCGGCCAAGCAGGACCTGGGGCGGCGCTGCGGGGCGCAGCACGCCGGAGCGCCCGACGACGCCGCCCGCCTGGTGGCCGAGGTGACCGACGGGGGCGCCGACGTCGTGCTCGAGGCCGTGGGCAGTGGCCGCGTCATGGAAGCGGGCCTGCAACTGCTCGCGCGCGGCGGGGCCCTGGTATCCGTCGGACTGCCGCACCCCGAGCAGGACATCACGACGCAGGCCCTGCAGTTCGCGGGCATGGGACGGCGGCTGCTCGGTAGCTACATGGGCGATGCCGTCCCCGAGCGGGACATCCCCGCCTATCTGGACCTGTGGCGGAAGGGCCGCCTCCCCGTGGAACTCCTCCATACCGACACGCGTCCGATCAAAGACCTCAACGAGAGCCTCGACGCACTCGCCGAGGGACGGGTGGTACGACGGATCTTCACGCTTGGCCACTGA
- a CDS encoding GntR family transcriptional regulator, with product MTAPPASLLGGLARSNLREQALTALRRAITTGELAPGTHLVETELSDKLQISRGTLREAMRQLQQEGLISAGARGRLAVRHLGASDVRDIFQVRAALEGLAARMLSEQDNRDAVVQKLEDAIQRMEDSSGGDLDERIEADLDFHQALCFLTGNPTLLHSWKSLEGSIRMSVMYAGVERALSNMSPHRHAGIVEAIKTGDSAGATRAVEEHMLDTAQFLTGS from the coding sequence ATGACGGCACCACCAGCATCACTCCTCGGCGGGCTGGCCAGGAGCAATCTCCGTGAGCAGGCCCTCACCGCCCTTCGCCGAGCCATCACGACCGGGGAGCTCGCACCCGGCACGCACCTGGTGGAGACGGAGTTGTCCGACAAGCTGCAGATCAGTCGAGGGACACTGCGGGAAGCCATGCGGCAGCTGCAGCAGGAGGGACTGATCTCGGCGGGGGCGCGGGGGCGACTTGCCGTTCGCCACCTCGGCGCCAGCGACGTGCGGGACATCTTCCAGGTGCGTGCCGCACTGGAAGGACTCGCCGCGCGGATGCTGTCGGAGCAGGACAACCGGGACGCAGTGGTGCAGAAGCTCGAGGACGCGATCCAGCGCATGGAGGACTCGTCCGGCGGTGACCTCGATGAGCGCATCGAAGCGGACCTCGACTTCCACCAGGCGCTCTGCTTCCTGACCGGGAACCCGACACTTCTCCACTCATGGAAGTCCCTCGAAGGGTCCATCCGGATGAGCGTCATGTACGCGGGAGTGGAACGGGCGCTCAGCAACATGAGCCCTCACCGCCATGCGGGCATCGTCGAGGCCATCAAGACCGGCGACTCCGCCGGCGCGACCCGTGCGGTCGAAGAGCACATGCTCGATACCGCGCAGTTCCTCACCGGCAGCTGA
- a CDS encoding transketolase family protein, translating into MSTTTEAPDTTTAVKPKLKTSAMIASFADPGQKTAPAPFGHALVAAAEQDPRIVGLTADLGKYTDMHIFAKAFPERFFQMGMAEQLLVGAAAGMAETGLVPFASTYAVFAARRAYDFLCLDIAEPNLNVNIVGGLPGLTTGYGPSHQATEDIAIFRGMPNLTIVDPCDSLDIEQAVPQLAASEGPTYLRLLRGNVPTVLDEYDYTFELGKAKELRPGRDVVFISSGLMTMRALQAAEELARHHVDVAVIHSPTIKPFDSETVLRELGKDRLVVTLENHTEVGGLFETVAGVAVRHGAGARIVPIALPDLFLEAGALPTLHEKYGLSRERIVQKVLGELS; encoded by the coding sequence ATGAGCACCACCACCGAGGCTCCCGACACCACAACAGCCGTCAAGCCGAAGCTGAAGACCTCCGCGATGATCGCGTCCTTCGCCGACCCGGGCCAGAAGACCGCTCCTGCGCCTTTCGGCCATGCATTGGTCGCAGCAGCGGAACAGGACCCGCGCATCGTGGGCCTGACGGCGGATCTCGGCAAGTACACCGACATGCACATCTTCGCCAAGGCGTTCCCCGAACGGTTCTTCCAGATGGGAATGGCCGAACAACTCCTGGTCGGTGCTGCTGCTGGAATGGCAGAAACCGGTCTTGTCCCCTTCGCCTCCACGTACGCGGTCTTCGCAGCACGGCGCGCCTACGACTTCCTCTGCCTGGACATCGCCGAACCGAACCTCAACGTCAACATCGTCGGCGGTCTCCCGGGGCTGACGACGGGGTACGGCCCCAGCCACCAGGCGACCGAGGACATCGCCATCTTCCGCGGCATGCCGAACCTCACCATCGTGGATCCCTGCGACTCGCTGGACATCGAGCAGGCCGTGCCCCAGCTGGCCGCGTCGGAGGGACCGACCTACCTCCGCCTGCTCAGGGGCAACGTTCCGACCGTCCTCGACGAGTACGACTACACGTTCGAGCTCGGCAAGGCCAAGGAACTGCGCCCGGGCCGCGACGTCGTCTTCATCTCCAGCGGCCTGATGACGATGAGGGCGCTCCAGGCGGCCGAGGAACTCGCACGCCATCACGTCGACGTCGCCGTCATCCACTCCCCCACCATCAAGCCCTTCGACAGCGAGACCGTCCTCCGCGAGCTGGGCAAGGACCGCCTGGTCGTCACCCTCGAGAACCACACCGAGGTGGGCGGCCTGTTCGAGACCGTCGCCGGCGTGGCGGTGCGTCATGGTGCCGGCGCCAGGATCGTGCCGATCGCCCTGCCCGACCTGTTCCTCGAAGCCGGGGCCCTGCCCACCCTCCACGAGAAATACGGGCTCTCCCGCGAGCGGATCGTGCAGAAGGTCCTCGGCGAGCTGTCATGA
- a CDS encoding transketolase encodes MTLTPTPTTTRGHDAGQPDFRDRVNTVEASAYRARHHALNMGEVQGQGYVGQALGSADMFAAVYTDQLRYRPEDPHWNGRDRFLLSTGHYAIGHYAALAEAGIIPVDELDTYGSDESRLPMSGMASYTPGMEISGGSLGHGLGVAVGMALGLRFQQSPSRVFNFLSDGELDEGSTWEAAMGAHHHQLGNLTALVDMNALQADGATKTVLGIEPAADKWASFGWHTQRVNGNDAAALLSALDTIAREAGPTGRPSVILCDTKVGKGVPLLEEREKAHFMRIEEHEWQICRDQLTEGHTKGSQA; translated from the coding sequence ATGACCCTCACACCGACACCCACCACAACCCGCGGCCACGACGCAGGTCAGCCCGACTTCCGCGACCGGGTCAACACGGTCGAGGCATCCGCCTACCGGGCCCGGCACCATGCGCTGAACATGGGGGAGGTGCAGGGACAGGGCTACGTCGGCCAGGCACTGGGCTCCGCCGACATGTTCGCGGCCGTCTACACGGACCAGCTCCGCTACCGGCCCGAGGACCCGCACTGGAACGGCCGCGACCGGTTCCTGCTCTCCACGGGCCACTACGCCATCGGCCACTACGCCGCCCTCGCGGAAGCCGGCATCATCCCCGTCGACGAGCTGGACACCTACGGCTCGGACGAGTCCCGGCTGCCCATGTCGGGCATGGCGTCCTACACACCCGGCATGGAGATCTCCGGAGGCTCGCTGGGCCACGGGCTGGGAGTCGCGGTCGGCATGGCCCTGGGACTCCGCTTCCAGCAGTCCCCGTCCCGGGTCTTCAACTTCCTCTCCGACGGCGAACTCGACGAGGGGTCGACGTGGGAAGCAGCCATGGGCGCCCACCACCACCAGCTCGGCAACCTGACCGCACTGGTGGACATGAACGCCCTCCAGGCCGACGGAGCGACGAAGACGGTGCTGGGGATCGAGCCCGCGGCGGACAAGTGGGCGTCCTTCGGCTGGCACACCCAGCGCGTGAACGGGAACGACGCCGCCGCCCTCCTGTCCGCGCTCGACACCATCGCCCGCGAGGCCGGTCCTACAGGACGACCCTCCGTCATCCTGTGCGACACGAAGGTCGGCAAGGGCGTACCCCTCCTCGAAGAGCGGGAGAAGGCCCACTTCATGCGCATCGAAGAACACGAATGGCAGATCTGCAGGGATCAACTCACCGAAGGACACACGAAAGGGTCCCAGGCATGA
- a CDS encoding MFS transporter produces MSNEALQMRGPVNGTKDARKVAIGSGVGAVIETYDFIGFGTAAALYFGPAFFPGADPVTATLASFATLGVGFAARPLGGIIGGHLGDKVGRKPVLVASLIIMGLATFAIGLLPTYATVGILAPILLVIVRIIQGLAFGAEWGGAILMSYEHAPWKSKGKYTGIVQAGFPVGLLLANLVFLSSAGLIGDWAWRIPFLASILLVIVGLIIRSKVPESPVFEDVKDHGDIVRNPIVQVIRQDWRSIVRGIGLRVAETAGYAVAVTYMISYLKSSELATPTETLTALCIASAIGIFATMGWARLTDRIGRRPLYIWSCAFAALFAIPMFLLANTGLFICVIITIVISYAICQNSLAGAQGSWFPELFQAKTRASGASLSYQISAMVSGFTPFITTLLFVRFGWMGPALLFGTYALIGLWAALATRETWGPKERRLAEEASKTAPVAQHV; encoded by the coding sequence ATGAGCAACGAAGCTCTGCAGATGCGAGGCCCGGTCAACGGGACCAAGGACGCCCGGAAGGTCGCCATCGGCTCCGGCGTCGGCGCCGTCATCGAAACGTACGACTTCATCGGCTTCGGCACGGCCGCCGCCCTCTACTTCGGCCCGGCGTTCTTCCCCGGAGCGGATCCCGTGACCGCGACCCTGGCCTCGTTCGCCACCCTCGGGGTCGGCTTCGCGGCCCGCCCCCTGGGCGGCATCATCGGTGGGCACCTCGGGGACAAGGTCGGACGCAAGCCCGTCCTTGTGGCCTCCCTGATCATCATGGGCCTGGCGACCTTCGCCATCGGCCTGCTGCCCACGTACGCCACCGTGGGCATCCTCGCCCCGATCCTGCTGGTCATCGTCCGCATCATCCAGGGCCTCGCGTTCGGCGCCGAATGGGGAGGAGCGATCCTCATGAGCTACGAACACGCGCCCTGGAAGTCCAAGGGCAAGTACACCGGCATCGTCCAGGCGGGCTTCCCCGTCGGGCTGCTCCTGGCCAACCTCGTCTTCCTCTCCAGCGCAGGACTCATCGGCGACTGGGCGTGGCGCATCCCCTTCCTCGCCAGCATCCTCCTGGTCATCGTCGGCCTGATCATCCGGTCGAAGGTCCCGGAATCACCCGTCTTCGAGGACGTGAAGGACCACGGCGACATCGTCCGGAATCCGATCGTCCAGGTAATCCGCCAGGACTGGCGCAGCATCGTCCGGGGCATCGGTCTCCGCGTCGCCGAGACTGCCGGCTACGCGGTAGCGGTCACCTACATGATCTCCTATCTCAAGAGCTCGGAACTGGCGACGCCGACCGAGACGCTCACCGCACTGTGCATCGCTTCGGCCATCGGCATCTTCGCCACCATGGGCTGGGCACGGCTGACCGACCGCATCGGCCGCCGACCGCTCTACATCTGGTCCTGCGCCTTCGCCGCCCTCTTCGCCATCCCCATGTTCCTGCTCGCGAACACGGGCCTGTTCATCTGCGTCATCATCACCATCGTCATCTCCTACGCCATCTGCCAGAACTCGCTCGCCGGCGCCCAGGGCTCGTGGTTCCCTGAGCTGTTCCAGGCCAAGACACGGGCCTCGGGAGCGTCCCTGTCCTACCAGATCTCCGCGATGGTCTCGGGATTCACCCCCTTCATCACCACGCTCCTGTTCGTCCGCTTCGGCTGGATGGGCCCGGCCCTGCTGTTCGGTACCTACGCCCTCATCGGACTGTGGGCGGCGCTCGCCACCCGGGAGACCTGGGGCCCCAAGGAACGCCGGCTGGCCGAGGAAGCGTCGAAGACCGCTCCCGTAGCCCAGCACGTCTGA
- a CDS encoding SDR family NAD(P)-dependent oxidoreductase, with the protein MPSIQRTAVITGATSPRGIGVTTARRYAREGWAVVVLDLDGETSAKVATDIGNEFAVSSFGHEVDVTDEASVTAARDAVAAEVAAGNLPPVGALANIAGITSPVPFLETTLELWNKVMAVNATGTYLVTKAFLPAMLENGWGRIVNMSSVSAQRGGGVFGKVPYSAAKAAILGLTKALARELADSGVTVNAVTPGAVDTNIRVGSTPEQEAALARDIPLGRTATTEEIAAVITFLSSDDSSYLTGTTIDINGGSHLH; encoded by the coding sequence ATGCCCAGCATCCAACGAACCGCCGTCATCACCGGAGCCACCTCCCCTCGCGGAATCGGCGTGACGACCGCCCGCCGCTACGCCCGGGAGGGGTGGGCCGTCGTCGTCCTCGACCTCGACGGGGAGACGTCCGCCAAGGTGGCGACGGACATCGGAAATGAATTCGCCGTCTCCAGCTTCGGCCACGAGGTCGACGTCACCGACGAAGCCTCCGTCACCGCAGCCCGCGATGCCGTGGCAGCCGAAGTCGCGGCCGGCAACCTGCCTCCTGTCGGGGCGCTGGCGAACATCGCCGGCATCACCTCCCCCGTGCCGTTCCTCGAGACGACCCTCGAGCTTTGGAACAAGGTGATGGCCGTCAATGCCACCGGCACCTACCTGGTGACGAAGGCCTTCCTTCCGGCGATGCTCGAGAACGGCTGGGGGCGGATCGTCAACATGTCCTCGGTGTCCGCCCAGCGAGGAGGCGGAGTGTTCGGGAAGGTCCCCTATTCCGCAGCCAAGGCCGCGATCCTGGGACTCACCAAGGCTCTCGCCCGCGAACTGGCGGACAGCGGAGTCACCGTCAACGCAGTCACCCCCGGCGCGGTTGACACGAACATCCGCGTCGGCAGTACGCCGGAGCAGGAAGCCGCGCTGGCACGGGACATCCCCCTCGGCCGCACCGCGACGACAGAGGAGATCGCGGCCGTCATCACGTTCCTGTCCTCCGACGACTCCTCGTACCTCACCGGAACCACGATCGACATCAACGGCGGCAGCCACCTGCACTGA
- a CDS encoding sugar phosphate isomerase/epimerase family protein, giving the protein MFHPRVVCSSISFRHQDLPTALRTVQGLGFTELDLGALPGVCNHVPFVLDTQAVDEVASEVLRSGLRVRSVNGDIGDLNARLTPVERTARTKHLDMLLALASAIGAAALVLPCGAPSHDPLVSFDEDLDLIAAALGEAADRAAAAGVEIWVEAPHFFRLCWDIDRARHLLDRVPQESVGLVMDFSHIVASGGDPVEFVRLFSDRIRHVHLRDAVPGNINLSIGNGQVDFAAGFRALSDAGYQGRFALELETRDVTDDQRPDATAAAARFISRLLSDSTSTPHGSPALSAHHPN; this is encoded by the coding sequence ATGTTCCATCCCCGCGTGGTGTGCTCATCCATCAGCTTCCGGCACCAGGATCTGCCGACGGCGCTGAGAACCGTGCAGGGACTGGGGTTCACGGAGCTGGATCTCGGCGCCCTTCCGGGAGTGTGCAACCACGTTCCGTTCGTCCTGGACACCCAGGCCGTCGACGAGGTCGCTTCCGAGGTTCTGCGCTCGGGCCTGCGCGTACGGTCGGTCAACGGTGACATCGGGGACCTGAACGCCCGCCTGACGCCGGTCGAGCGGACCGCCAGGACCAAGCACCTCGACATGCTCCTGGCGCTTGCGTCGGCCATCGGGGCGGCAGCACTGGTCCTGCCCTGCGGCGCCCCGTCGCACGATCCGCTCGTGTCGTTCGACGAGGACCTGGATCTGATCGCCGCGGCCCTGGGCGAGGCAGCCGACCGCGCAGCTGCGGCGGGCGTCGAGATCTGGGTCGAAGCGCCGCACTTCTTCCGCCTCTGCTGGGACATCGACCGCGCCCGGCACTTGCTGGACAGGGTGCCGCAGGAGTCCGTTGGCCTCGTCATGGATTTCAGCCACATCGTCGCATCCGGAGGGGATCCGGTGGAATTCGTCCGGCTCTTCTCCGACCGCATCCGCCACGTCCACCTTCGGGACGCGGTGCCCGGCAACATCAATCTGAGTATCGGCAACGGGCAAGTGGACTTCGCAGCGGGCTTCCGGGCCCTCTCTGACGCCGGATACCAGGGGCGCTTCGCCCTCGAGCTCGAAACGCGCGATGTCACCGACGACCAGCGACCCGACGCCACGGCAGCGGCTGCGCGCTTCATCTCCCGCCTTCTCTCGGACAGCACGTCCACCCCTCATGGGTCGCCTGCTCTCAGCGCCCACCACCCGAACTAG
- a CDS encoding ribose-5-phosphate isomerase: MEPLRLVIGCDDAGLRYKEELKRLLESSDQVETVLDVGVQADEDTAYPSVAFAAAGEIAAGHADRALLICGTGLGVAISANKVAGIRAVTAHDSFSVERAVLSNNAQVLCLGERVIGLELAKRLVREWLGYRFDEQSASATKVAAITEYEKRSGEPD, from the coding sequence ATGGAACCACTACGACTGGTGATCGGCTGTGACGACGCGGGACTGCGCTACAAGGAGGAGCTGAAACGACTCCTCGAGTCGAGCGACCAGGTGGAGACCGTGCTGGACGTCGGGGTCCAGGCGGATGAGGATACCGCCTACCCCAGCGTGGCCTTCGCGGCAGCCGGCGAGATTGCTGCAGGACACGCCGACAGGGCCCTGCTGATCTGCGGAACGGGCCTCGGAGTCGCCATCAGTGCCAACAAGGTGGCCGGCATCCGTGCCGTGACGGCCCATGACTCCTTCTCGGTGGAACGCGCAGTGCTCTCCAACAATGCGCAGGTCCTGTGCCTCGGGGAGCGGGTCATCGGACTCGAACTGGCCAAACGGCTGGTTCGGGAGTGGCTCGGCTACCGTTTCGACGAGCAGTCGGCGTCCGCGACCAAGGTCGCGGCGATCACCGAGTACGAGAAGCGGAGCGGCGAGCCGGATTGA
- a CDS encoding DMT family transporter: protein MAWIVLVVSGVLEAVWATALGRSEGFSKPAPTLVFAVAIVASMAGLAYAMRTLPIGTAYAVWVGIGAALTVIYAMATGGEPASLLKVAFLLMIVGGVIGLKLVH from the coding sequence ATGGCCTGGATCGTCCTCGTAGTCTCCGGAGTTCTCGAGGCCGTCTGGGCCACGGCGCTGGGCAGGTCCGAGGGCTTCAGCAAGCCGGCGCCGACCCTCGTGTTCGCCGTAGCCATCGTCGCCAGCATGGCCGGACTCGCCTATGCCATGCGCACCCTTCCGATCGGCACGGCCTATGCCGTCTGGGTAGGCATCGGTGCCGCCCTGACCGTCATCTACGCGATGGCCACCGGCGGCGAACCCGCATCACTGCTGAAGGTCGCGTTCCTCCTCATGATCGTGGGCGGTGTCATCGGGCTGAAGCTGGTCCACTAG
- a CDS encoding ABC-F family ATP-binding cassette domain-containing protein: MTATLVAKDLTGGHAHRTLFSKLDLTVAPGDVVGVVGANGAGKTTLLRLLAGADTPLGGTVRTTPPDAFVGWLPQEHERLEAETVAGYIGRRTGTTSATLAMEDAAAALGSGDKGADDAYAAALDHWMASGAVDLEDRMPGVLADVAGGIDPGTPTAALSGGQLARVALAALLLSRFDIVLLDEPTNDLDLAGLERLEGFIQNLRGGVVLVSHDREFLARCVTTVVELDLAQNKVAVYDGGYDAFLEERAVARRHAREAYEEYADKKQDLVGRARTQREWSSQGVRNAMKKSPDNDKIRRRASMESSEKQAQKVRQMESRIARMEEVEEPRKEWQLQFTIGSAPRSSSVVATLSSASTTQGGFTLGPVSLQVNAGERIGITGPNGAGKSTLLRLLLGHQEPDEGAASLGSNVAVGEIDQARGQLDENLPLGEAFEALVPELAQGEVRTLLAKFGLKADQVRAAVGSLSPGERTRAGLALLQARGVNLLVLDEPTNHLDLPAIEQLEEALEAYTGALLLVTHDRRLLENVRLDERWQVEDGRVNVG, encoded by the coding sequence ATGACTGCAACCCTCGTGGCGAAGGACCTGACCGGGGGCCACGCCCACCGCACCCTCTTCTCGAAGCTCGACCTCACGGTCGCACCGGGCGACGTCGTCGGGGTGGTGGGCGCCAACGGCGCCGGGAAGACCACGCTCCTGCGACTGCTCGCCGGAGCGGACACGCCCCTCGGCGGAACCGTCCGGACCACCCCGCCCGACGCCTTCGTCGGCTGGCTGCCCCAGGAGCACGAACGCCTGGAGGCAGAGACGGTGGCGGGATACATCGGCCGCCGCACCGGGACGACGTCGGCCACGCTCGCCATGGAGGACGCCGCAGCAGCGCTGGGCAGTGGGGACAAGGGTGCCGACGACGCCTACGCGGCGGCACTCGACCACTGGATGGCGTCCGGGGCGGTCGACCTCGAGGACCGCATGCCCGGCGTGCTGGCCGACGTCGCCGGCGGCATCGATCCCGGCACTCCGACCGCGGCACTCTCGGGAGGACAGCTCGCGCGGGTCGCGCTCGCAGCCCTGCTGCTGAGCCGCTTCGACATCGTGCTCCTCGACGAGCCGACCAACGACCTGGACCTCGCCGGGCTCGAACGGCTCGAGGGGTTCATCCAGAACCTGCGCGGCGGCGTCGTCCTCGTCTCCCACGACCGCGAGTTCCTCGCGCGCTGCGTGACCACCGTCGTCGAACTGGACCTCGCGCAGAACAAGGTGGCCGTGTACGACGGCGGCTACGACGCCTTCCTCGAGGAACGCGCGGTGGCACGGCGCCACGCCCGCGAGGCCTACGAGGAGTACGCGGACAAGAAGCAGGACCTCGTGGGGCGTGCCCGGACGCAGCGTGAATGGAGCTCGCAGGGCGTGCGCAACGCCATGAAGAAGAGCCCGGACAACGACAAGATCCGGCGGAGGGCGAGCATGGAATCCTCCGAGAAGCAGGCGCAGAAAGTGCGCCAGATGGAATCCCGCATCGCGCGCATGGAGGAGGTCGAGGAGCCGCGCAAGGAGTGGCAGCTGCAGTTCACCATCGGATCCGCTCCCCGGTCGAGCTCCGTCGTCGCCACCCTGAGCAGCGCGTCCACCACCCAGGGGGGCTTCACCCTCGGTCCGGTGTCGCTCCAGGTCAATGCGGGCGAGCGCATCGGCATCACCGGCCCCAATGGCGCCGGGAAGTCGACGCTGCTGCGCCTCCTGCTGGGACACCAGGAGCCCGACGAGGGTGCTGCCTCCCTCGGTTCCAACGTGGCGGTCGGCGAGATCGACCAGGCACGGGGACAACTCGACGAGAACCTCCCCCTCGGTGAGGCCTTCGAAGCCCTCGTGCCGGAGCTGGCACAGGGCGAGGTGCGGACCCTGCTGGCGAAGTTCGGGCTCAAGGCGGACCAGGTGCGTGCCGCCGTCGGCTCCCTCTCCCCCGGTGAGCGGACGAGGGCGGGGCTCGCACTGCTCCAGGCGAGGGGGGTCAACCTCCTGGTGCTGGACGAACCGACGAACCACCTCGACCTTCCGGCCATCGAACAGCTCGAGGAAGCCCTGGAGGCCTACACGGGCGCGCTCCTGCTCGTCACCCACGACCGCAGGCTCCTCGAGAACGTCCGGCTCGATGAGCGCTGGCAGGTCGAGGACGGACGGGTCAACGTCGGCTGA
- a CDS encoding M20 family metallopeptidase — MSEPTEPDRAYLQSIDERTLRLRAGAAPDPSPFGGAPAGLSSDVERHVDGLAPDLRQVVRELHDHPETAFREYRSAAFLQERLAAHGVEAVLGEYGVETSVRAAAGSADRGPTIAILAEYDALPGIGHACGHNVISAAALGAFLALSSVADRLPGRVLFLGTPAEEGHSGKEVLARNGAFDDVDAAIMVHPYGYDLADQVWLGRRLLTIAFTGVEAHASAQPFMGRNALDAANLAYQGIGLLRQQLPPSDRVHATITEGGTSPNIIPGRAVLKLYARSQQPATLRDLSARLEDVARGAALMTGTGVELLWDEHPPSLPIRTNKALTGRWTVAQQRRGRAPLPLGVVSETLAASTDFGNVSYRIPGIHPLIRIAEPSTALHTRGFAAAARSEDAERGALDGAVGLALTALDYLCDDSLRRAVHEEFQHQGGAIDVPSYFA, encoded by the coding sequence ATGAGCGAACCCACCGAGCCGGACCGGGCCTACCTGCAGTCGATCGACGAGCGGACCCTGAGGCTTCGAGCCGGGGCGGCGCCGGATCCCTCGCCGTTCGGCGGAGCGCCGGCCGGCCTGTCCTCGGACGTCGAGCGACACGTGGACGGGCTGGCCCCGGACCTGCGGCAGGTGGTCCGTGAGCTGCACGACCACCCGGAGACCGCGTTCCGCGAGTACCGCAGTGCGGCGTTCCTGCAGGAGAGACTCGCTGCTCACGGCGTGGAGGCGGTCCTCGGCGAGTACGGCGTCGAGACGTCGGTGCGCGCGGCGGCGGGCAGCGCGGATCGGGGCCCGACCATCGCGATCCTGGCCGAGTACGACGCGCTCCCCGGGATCGGCCATGCCTGCGGGCACAATGTCATCTCGGCAGCGGCGCTCGGTGCCTTCCTGGCGCTGTCCTCGGTGGCGGACCGGTTGCCCGGACGCGTCCTGTTCCTCGGCACGCCGGCGGAGGAGGGCCACTCCGGCAAGGAGGTCCTGGCCCGCAACGGGGCGTTCGACGACGTCGACGCCGCCATCATGGTCCACCCCTACGGCTACGACCTCGCGGATCAGGTCTGGCTCGGTAGGCGACTGCTCACCATCGCCTTCACAGGTGTCGAGGCGCATGCCTCCGCGCAGCCCTTCATGGGCCGGAACGCCCTCGACGCCGCGAATCTCGCCTACCAGGGCATCGGGCTGCTGCGCCAACAACTGCCGCCGTCCGACCGCGTCCATGCGACCATCACGGAGGGCGGGACGAGCCCCAACATCATCCCGGGCCGCGCCGTCCTGAAGCTCTACGCGCGCTCCCAGCAGCCCGCCACCCTCAGGGACCTCAGCGCGCGGCTCGAGGACGTGGCGCGGGGTGCTGCCCTGATGACGGGAACGGGGGTGGAACTGCTGTGGGACGAGCACCCCCCGTCCCTCCCCATCCGCACCAACAAGGCCCTCACCGGCCGGTGGACGGTGGCCCAGCAGCGGCGCGGACGTGCTCCCCTTCCCCTCGGGGTGGTCTCGGAGACGCTCGCTGCCTCGACGGATTTCGGGAACGTGAGCTACCGCATTCCCGGTATCCACCCGCTGATCCGCATCGCCGAGCCGTCCACGGCCCTGCATACGCGCGGGTTCGCCGCAGCGGCCAGGAGCGAGGACGCGGAGCGGGGAGCGCTCGACGGCGCCGTGGGCCTCGCCCTCACCGCGCTCGACTATCTCTGCGACGATTCCCTGCGCAGGGCGGTGCACGAGGAGTTCCAGCACCAGGGCGGCGCCATCGACGTGCCGTCCTATTTCGCCTGA